The stretch of DNA GGCCTCCACCGCCGACTGCTCGGCCTCGCCGCGCGCCGGTGCGCCGGCCACCATCACCACGAACTCGCCGCGGGCCTGGTCCGGGTCCTCCTCCATGCGGGCGATCAGCCCGGCCGGCGTGCCGTCGAGGAAGGTCTCGAAGGCCTTGGTGAGCTCCCGGGCCAGGACCACCCGGCGCTCCCCCAACACGCTGGCGAGGTCGGCCAGGGTGTCGCGGACCCGATGGGGCGATTCGTAGAACACCAGGGTCTCCTCCCTGCCGGCCAGGCGTTCAAGCCGCGCCCGACGGGTCCCGCCCTTGGCCGGGAGAAATCCCTGGAAGAGGAAGCGGTCGGTGGGAAGGCCCGCCGCCGACAGGGCCGCGACGAGGGCGCAGGGCCCCGGGAGCGGGATGATGCGACGCCCCCGCGCCCTGAGCTCGCGCACCAGCACGAAGCCCGGGTCGCTGATCAGGGGCGTGCCGGCGTCCGAGACCAGGGCGACATCCTCGCCGGCCATGAGCCGGGCATCCAGGGCGTCGACCCGCGAGGCCTCGTTGTGCTCGTGCAGCGAGAGCATGGGTCGTGACAGGCCCAGATGGCGCAGCAGGCGGCCACTGTGCCGGGTGTCCTCGGCGGCAATCAGCGCCACCTCGCCGAGCACCCGGGCGGCCCTCGGGCTCAGGTCGTCCAGATTCCCAATCGGTGTGGCGACCACGTACAATGAACCGGCAGGCGTATCGGACATCTCGGCTCCTGGGATGCTCTGGGACATGGAAACAAGGGAAGGAATCATGAAGATCTCGTTACGCGGCCCGCTGGCCGCCGCGCTCACCGCGCTGCTTCTCGCGGGTTGCAGTTTCCAGCCGGGTGTCATCGAACGACAGGCCGATGTGGATCCGCAGCGCCTGCTTCAGCAGGCCGAACAGCAAGAGCCGGGGCAGGCGGCCCTGTCCCGCCTGGAGGCGGCCGACATCCTAGCACGCCAGGGCCGTCGCCCCCAGGCGCTGGAGGTCGCCAAGGAAATCGACGACAGCCGGCTGGAACGCCAGGCCCGAGTGCGCTGGGCGCTGCTGCTCTCCGACCTGGGCGAGACCGAGGGGGATCCCTGGGCGGTCATCCAGGCCGGCCAGCTACTCGACGAGGTCGAGCTACCCCGCGAGGCGTCCCTGACCGTGCGGGAACGCCTGGGCATGGCGCTCGCCGAGGTCGACGAGCCCCTCGCGGCCGCCCGGGCGCTGATCCGCGTCCAGGGCGAGACCGATCGCGAGGACCTGAACGACCCGATCTGGGCCCAGCTTTCCCGGCTGGACAGCCGCGAGCTGGCCGCGCTGCGCGAGGGAGGCGACGACCTGACCCTGGGCTGGGTCGCCCTCACCGAGCTGGTGCGCACCAGCGGCAGCGACATCCAGCGTCTCTTCGCCCGCCTCGAGGACTGGCGCGGAAGCCATCGCGGCCATCCGGCGGCCCGTCGGCTCCCCGGCGAGATCACGGCCCTTGGGGAGCTGCGCGGACAGCGCGTGGATCACATCGCGGTCTTCCTGCCGGAGTCCGGGCCGCTCGCCGGCATCGCCAAGGCGATGCGCCAGGGCATCCGCACCCATCACCTGGAGGGCGTCGACAGCGGCGCCCGCCTGAGCTTCTTCGACAGCAGTGCCGTCGACCTGGATGCCCTCTACCGCGAGGCCGCCGCCCTGGGTGCCCAGGTGGTGGTCGGGCCGCTGGACAAGGACGCCGTCAGCCGACTCGAGCAGCGTGATCGTGTCCCGATGCCGACCCTGGCGCTCAACTACGGGCGAGGCGACCGCAACCAGGCCAAGGGGCTCTTCCAGTATGGCCTCTCCGCCGAGGACGAGGCCCGGCAGGCCGCCCAGCGCGCCTGGACCGACGGCCACCGCCTGGCCTCCCTGATGGTGCCGGACAACGACTGGGGACGCCGCGTCGGCGAGGCCTTCTGGGACACCTGGCGCGACCTCGGCGGCGACGTCGCCAGTGCGGTCCGCTACGATCCCCGGGCGCCTGCCACCGAGAGCGCGAAGCGGGCCGCCACCAACCCGCAGCCGGATATGCTGTTCCTGCTGGCACTGCCCGAATACGCCCGCCAGGTGCCGCCCAACCTGGACTATATCGATAGCGGCGACCTGCCGATCTACGCGACCTCCCACCTCTTCGCCGGCCAGCTGCAGCCGCGCCTGGACGGAGACCTGGACGACGTGCTGTTCGTCGACATCCCCTGGCAGATCCCCGACGCGTCCGTGGGCGGCGTGGAGGCCCTGCCCTTCCTCGACAGCTACCGCCAGCTGCGCGAGGAGTCGGACTCCACGATGTTCCGCGTGATGGCCATGGGCGTGGATGCCTACGAGCTGGCCCTGCGCATGCCGCAGCTTCAGGCCATCAGCGGCACCGAGCTGTTCGGCGCCACCGGCACCCTGAGCGCGGGGGAGGACGGCCGCATCCATCGCCGCCTGCCCTGGGCGCGCTTCGTCAATGGCGTGCCCCAGCCGGTGCTGATCCCGGGCGTGTTCGGCGATGAACGGGCCCCGTGACGCCCGGGCCCGCGGCGGCGCCATCGAGCAGCTCGCGGCCCGCTGGCTGACCTCCCGCGGGCTGGCGCTCGAGGCCAGCAACCAGCACGCCAAGGGCGGCGAGATCGACCTGGTGATGCGCGACGGCGAGGTCCTGGTGTTCGTCGAGGTCCGCCATCGCGCCGACAGCCGCCACGGCCACCCCCTCGAAACCATCACCGCCACCAAGCAGCGCCGCCTGATCCGGGCGGCGCGTTTTTATCTCCAGCGCAACGGGCTATCATGTCCCTGCCGCTTCGATGTGCTGGCCGTCACCGGCACGCCCCCCGAGTTCGAGATCGACTGGGTCGCGAATGCCTTCGAAGCGCCCTGACCGGTCAAGCCACTCTGCCAAAGGACCCGGAACCCGCATGGATTTCCAGCAGCGCATACTCGGCCACTTCAATGCCAGCATCGACACCAAGACCTATGCCAGCGAGGTGCTCCCGCCCTTCATCGAGGTCGCCAGCCAGATGATGGTCCAGTGCCTGGTGAACGAGGGCAAGATCCTGGCCTGCGGCAACGGCGGCAGCGCCGGCGACAGCCAGCACTTCTCCTCGGAACTGCTCAACCGCTTCGAGCGTGAGCGCCCCAGCCTGCCGGCCCTGGCCCTGACCACCGACACCTCCACGCTGACCTCCATCGCCAACGACTACAGCTACAACGAGGTCTTCTCCAAGCAGATCCGCGCCCTGGGCCAGCCCGGCGACATCCTGCTGGCCATCTCCACCAGCGGGAACTCCGCCAACGTCATCCAGGCCATCCAGGCCGCCCATGACCGGGACATGACGGTGATCGCCCTGACTGGCCGCGACGGGGGCGACATGGCCTCGCTGCTGGGCCAGGACGACTGCGAGATCCGGGTGCCGGCGACCTCCACGGCACGCATCCAGGAGGTCCACCTGCTGGCCATCCACTGCCTCTGCGACCTGATCGACGAACAACTCTTCGGGACAAGCGAGTAAAACCATGACCAAGACCTCCCTGCTCACGCCCATTCTGCTCACCCTCGCCCTCGGCGTCGGCGGGTGCACCGCCGTCACCGGCGTCACCCATCCCGGCACCATCGAGGAGGACTATGGGGAGCGCACCTTCGGCACCCAGGTCGAGGACGAGAGCATCGAGACCAAGATCGCCCACAACCTCGGCCAGACCGATGCCCGGCTGGGCGATGCCCGCATCAACGTCGACAGCTTCAATGGCGTGGTGCTGTTGACCGGCCAGGTGCCCAGCGAGGAACTCCAGCAGAAGGCCGAACAGGTCGCCGGCCAGGTGCGCAACGTGCGCGAGGTGCACAATGAGCTGACCGTCGCCGCCAACCTGCCTGCCAGCCAGCGCCTCGCCGATACCTGGCTGCGCACCCGTATCAACACCGCCCTGGTCGCCAACCAGGAGATCGACTCGGGCCGTGTCCAGGTCATCACCGAGAACAGCAGCGTCTACCTCATGGGCATCGTGAACCGCAACGAGGCCGAGCGCATCGTCCAGGCCGTCGCGGCCGTGGGCGGCATGCAGCGCATCGTCAAGGTATTCGACTACCTCGACTGATGCCCCCAGACGCAGGACGGCAGGCCCGAGGGCCTGCCGTCCTGCGTGGATACCTCGCTCCCGCGGGAGCCGGCGTTCACGTCACTTGATGACGCGCAGTGAGGGAGGCCCCTTGCGTGGCCGGGCGGCCTCGTCATCATCACCGCCTTCGTCCTCGCCGGCATCGGCCGGGCTCTCCACCCCGCTGAGGGGAGACGCCTCTTCCGGCTCGGTGACCTCGATCGGCAGCACCGGCTCGTGGCCGAAGACCATGCCCACGCCGTTCTCACGGGCGTAGATGGCGATCAACGCCTCCATGGGCACCATCACCTGCATGGGCTGCCCGCCGAAGCGCGCCGAGAAGCTGACCGCCTCGTTCTCCATGGCGAAGTCGCGAATGGCCGTCGGGGCGAGATTAAGCACGATC from Halomonas aestuarii encodes:
- a CDS encoding YraN family protein; translation: MNGPRDARARGGAIEQLAARWLTSRGLALEASNQHAKGGEIDLVMRDGEVLVFVEVRHRADSRHGHPLETITATKQRRLIRAARFYLQRNGLSCPCRFDVLAVTGTPPEFEIDWVANAFEAP
- a CDS encoding penicillin-binding protein activator; this translates as MKISLRGPLAAALTALLLAGCSFQPGVIERQADVDPQRLLQQAEQQEPGQAALSRLEAADILARQGRRPQALEVAKEIDDSRLERQARVRWALLLSDLGETEGDPWAVIQAGQLLDEVELPREASLTVRERLGMALAEVDEPLAAARALIRVQGETDREDLNDPIWAQLSRLDSRELAALREGGDDLTLGWVALTELVRTSGSDIQRLFARLEDWRGSHRGHPAARRLPGEITALGELRGQRVDHIAVFLPESGPLAGIAKAMRQGIRTHHLEGVDSGARLSFFDSSAVDLDALYREAAALGAQVVVGPLDKDAVSRLEQRDRVPMPTLALNYGRGDRNQAKGLFQYGLSAEDEARQAAQRAWTDGHRLASLMVPDNDWGRRVGEAFWDTWRDLGGDVASAVRYDPRAPATESAKRAATNPQPDMLFLLALPEYARQVPPNLDYIDSGDLPIYATSHLFAGQLQPRLDGDLDDVLFVDIPWQIPDASVGGVEALPFLDSYRQLREESDSTMFRVMAMGVDAYELALRMPQLQAISGTELFGATGTLSAGEDGRIHRRLPWARFVNGVPQPVLIPGVFGDERAP
- a CDS encoding BON domain-containing protein, whose protein sequence is MTKTSLLTPILLTLALGVGGCTAVTGVTHPGTIEEDYGERTFGTQVEDESIETKIAHNLGQTDARLGDARINVDSFNGVVLLTGQVPSEELQQKAEQVAGQVRNVREVHNELTVAANLPASQRLADTWLRTRINTALVANQEIDSGRVQVITENSSVYLMGIVNRNEAERIVQAVAAVGGMQRIVKVFDYLD
- the rsmI gene encoding 16S rRNA (cytidine(1402)-2'-O)-methyltransferase, encoding MSDTPAGSLYVVATPIGNLDDLSPRAARVLGEVALIAAEDTRHSGRLLRHLGLSRPMLSLHEHNEASRVDALDARLMAGEDVALVSDAGTPLISDPGFVLVRELRARGRRIIPLPGPCALVAALSAAGLPTDRFLFQGFLPAKGGTRRARLERLAGREETLVFYESPHRVRDTLADLASVLGERRVVLARELTKAFETFLDGTPAGLIARMEEDPDQARGEFVVMVAGAPARGEAEQSAVEADELLLALLSEGVGVKQAAAVAARVLGGVKKVWYARAQALKDGH
- a CDS encoding phosphoheptose isomerase produces the protein MDFQQRILGHFNASIDTKTYASEVLPPFIEVASQMMVQCLVNEGKILACGNGGSAGDSQHFSSELLNRFERERPSLPALALTTDTSTLTSIANDYSYNEVFSKQIRALGQPGDILLAISTSGNSANVIQAIQAAHDRDMTVIALTGRDGGDMASLLGQDDCEIRVPATSTARIQEVHLLAIHCLCDLIDEQLFGTSE
- a CDS encoding ClpXP protease specificity-enhancing factor, with the translated sequence MHSSRPYIARALYQWLLDNELTPYIVVDAEQEGVEVPRQFVQNGQIVLNLAPTAIRDFAMENEAVSFSARFGGQPMQVMVPMEALIAIYARENGVGMVFGHEPVLPIEVTEPEEASPLSGVESPADAGEDEGGDDDEAARPRKGPPSLRVIK